The Gemmatimonadota bacterium genomic sequence GTCGCGCTGCCGGTCCTTCGTCCAGACGAGGTTGCCGGCCAGGTCATAGCGCTTGAGCGTGATCAACAAGCGCGAGTCACGCATCAGCGTGTCCTGCTCGATCTTGTCGAACTCCCACTCGCGGTCGAGTCCGCGCGGGTCGGTGACCTTCGTGGCGTTGTCGGAGGCGTCGTAGGCGGTGATCGTCGTGAACTTCGTGAGGCCCTCCCACTGCTCGACGTGCGTGCGGCGGTTGCGGATGTCGTACTGGAACGTCTGCCTACGTCCCTCCGGGCTCAGCGCCTCGGTGATGTTGCCGTAGCCGTCGCGGCTCTTGATCTCGGTCGTGTCGTTCGTAGGCGAGATCGTGCGCTTGAGGTTGCGCTTCGCGTCGTACTCGAGCGTTGTCGTCAGGTTCTGCGCGCTCGTCGTGTTCGTCGCACGGTCGTAGACGTCGACGCCTTCTTCCGTGGCCGTCTTGACCTGGCCCTGCTCATACGTAAACCGTGAGACGTGGAGGTCAGGCGCGGTAACGCTTTCGAGCGTGCCGTCCGGATTGTAGTTGAAGAGCGTGACGTCTGCGGCCGGCACGTCACCCCTCGGCATGATGATCCTGCTCGGTTTGTCAGGCGCGTCGGGGTCGTCGTAGTCGTAGTGAACGGAGTCCTTGCCGGCCAGGTTGTCGAGGTCCTTTGTCATCTCGAGCCGTGCCGAGCCGTCCCAGCGCTGGCGGATCTGGGTGCCGTCTGGCTCGTCTATCTCGGTGACAAGCAGCGGGTGAGTGGCATCGTAGACAAGCGTCGTCTCGTTGCCGACCGGATTACGGATCTTCGTCGGCGCGCCCAGCCGGTTCACCCAGAACACGGCCGAGTCGCCGACCGTGGTGCGCGGCCCGTCGATCACGATGGTCGTTTGGAGCGCGTTAGCGGTCGTGTTCGCGGACGTCGCCAGCGCAAGCCCACGCGACTGGATCGGCTTGTAGGTCGTCACGGCCTCGCCGGCTTGCACGACCGGCAGCGTGACCGTCTCGAGCAGTTCACTCGCGCCGTGGTAGTCGTAGTCGGTTGTGTGGCCGCGCGGCGAGCGCCAGCTCGTCAAGCGCCGCGTACCGCCGGTCTCGTAGCCCAGCGCCACCGCCTCACCCGCGCTGAGCCCGACCGGTACGATCCCGGTAAGCAGCGTGTCCTTGTTCACCGTCACGTCGAGGCGACGGCCGGCGGGGTCGTCGATGTAGTCGAGCCCGTGCGTGCCGTAGGCGAACACGTACTTCAGATTCTGGGCGTGCGGCGCGATCCGGACGTGCGCCAGCCCTGAGCCCGTCGTCGCACCAGCGTGTGCGTACTCGACCTTGGTGCCGACCCGGTCGGTCACTGCGATCTGCTGGCCCTCGCCGTTGTAGAAGATCTTCGTTCCGTCCTGCAGCCGTCGCTCGTGCAGCGAGTCGGGGCTTCCCGTGATCGGGTGCGGGACCTGGTCCCAGGCGATGGTGTCGCGGAACGCGCCGGCGGGAGCGACCCACAGGTCGGGAGCCTCCTCCTCGTAGACCGCCGCGCTGCCGTCGGCTTCGACCACCAGGATGGCGTTGCTCCGCTGGTTCTTGTGGAGCTCGCCCGTGCCCGCGATCCAGAAGCCTCTCCCGTAGGGGCTCGTGCGCCTGTTGACCACGACGAACTCGCTGTTGATCGCGGGGCTCGTCTCCGGCTCGGTCCCGTAGTAGCTGCGCACCTCGAGCGTGTAGGCGTGCACGCCCGTCGACAGCTCCGCTCCGTTCGGGCCCGCATCGACATCAACGGCGAAGCGGCGCGGCGAGAGCCCGAGCCCCGCCGGGCTGAACCCGCGCGTCGTCACGTGGAGGCCGACCGTGACCGTGACCGTGAAGCTGTCGGGCATGGTCAGGCTCTGCGGCAGCACGACCTCGCCCATGAAGACCGGGTGCGGGCTCGCCGTCGCGCTGTTGTAGAGCAGCGTCATCGTGCGGTCCCGGTCGCGCGTACGGTAGGCCGGCATCGAGTGCGTGAGGAGCAGGTTGCCGCACTGGAACGCGCCCGCCGGGCCCGCGCCGCTCGTCACGCAGGCGCTGCGCTCAATCAGCGTCGTCGGGTTCATCGAAGCGTCGACGGTCAGCGGACCCTGCGGCGAGCCGACCGTCACTTCATAGGAGCCCGTGTCCTGGTCGCAGCCCTTGATGCAGGCTTGCTCCTTCGCCTTGAGCAGGATCTGGCCGGTCCCGTCCGCGCCCGTCGTGTAGGTGACCGTGATCGTCGCGATCGGCTCGGGCTGCGGAAGGAGGCCACCCTCGAGTTCGGTTATATCCGGCGTGCACGAGGTGATCTCGCCGCTCGGCGTGCACGTCACGTCGTAGCTCGCCGTCGTCGGCTCGAGCACGAACACCTCGAACGTGACCGCGCCCGTGGTCGCCCCGGCCGCCTCTATGGGCTCGAGGTCCGGCGTCACCGAGATCGCCGCTAGGTCGTTTGCCGCAAATTCAGCCTCGGCTGCCTCGCCGCTATCGCCAGCCGCTAACGCCACGGCGCCCTCGACGGACACCTCCGTCGGGGCATTGGGACGCAGTGCAGAGAACAACGACACCAGCAGGACCAGCGCGAACCGGGTAGCCACGGGACGGCTCCTTCAGTGCAGGTGGATGGACGAGGCGCGCGCGTAGCGAGCATCGTCCTTCTTCGCTCCACCTACTTATCTATCGGGGGGAAACCGCTCGCAGGGAGGACCGATCGTACCAAAATCGGGGCCGATCGTACCAAAAGGTCGACATAGCGTACGCGGGGGGTGGTCTGGCCTGGCTTGCTCCCCACCGCCGCGGCGATGCGGCAGGGGCAAGTCGTGCATCTGGATGACGGGACTGCGATCAGGGCCGCCGAGGTGGCGTCGGAGTACGGCATGCCCATGGCGGACAGCATAATTTACGCAACGGCGCTCAATCACTCGGCGGAGGTGTGGACCCAGGACGCCGACTTCGAGGGACTGGAGCAGGTCCGCTACGTCGCGAAGTAGCGCGACGCCAGCCGGCTCCCGACCCGGGCCCAACCCCCCGGCACACGCCTTGCCGCACCCCGCAAGTCCCTATACGTTCTGCCGTTCCGGGTGGTCCACGTGTGGGAAGGCGCCGGCGCCGCAAGGGCGGAGGCGGATGGGAGGAAGGCGCGAGGAGGTGGACGTGGGCACACCGTCGGTCGGGCTGACTTACGCGGGCGCGCGCGTGGTCCCGACCCC encodes the following:
- a CDS encoding PIN domain-containing protein, whose product is MLPTAAAMRQGQVVHLDDGTAIRAAEVASEYGMPMADSIIYATALNHSAEVWTQDADFEGLEQVRYVAK
- a CDS encoding RHS repeat-associated core domain-containing protein, whose translation is MATRFALVLLVSLFSALRPNAPTEVSVEGAVALAAGDSGEAAEAEFAANDLAAISVTPDLEPIEAAGATTGAVTFEVFVLEPTTASYDVTCTPSGEITSCTPDITELEGGLLPQPEPIATITVTYTTGADGTGQILLKAKEQACIKGCDQDTGSYEVTVGSPQGPLTVDASMNPTTLIERSACVTSGAGPAGAFQCGNLLLTHSMPAYRTRDRDRTMTLLYNSATASPHPVFMGEVVLPQSLTMPDSFTVTVTVGLHVTTRGFSPAGLGLSPRRFAVDVDAGPNGAELSTGVHAYTLEVRSYYGTEPETSPAINSEFVVVNRRTSPYGRGFWIAGTGELHKNQRSNAILVVEADGSAAVYEEEAPDLWVAPAGAFRDTIAWDQVPHPITGSPDSLHERRLQDGTKIFYNGEGQQIAVTDRVGTKVEYAHAGATTGSGLAHVRIAPHAQNLKYVFAYGTHGLDYIDDPAGRRLDVTVNKDTLLTGIVPVGLSAGEAVALGYETGGTRRLTSWRSPRGHTTDYDYHGASELLETVTLPVVQAGEAVTTYKPIQSRGLALATSANTTANALQTTIVIDGPRTTVGDSAVFWVNRLGAPTKIRNPVGNETTLVYDATHPLLVTEIDEPDGTQIRQRWDGSARLEMTKDLDNLAGKDSVHYDYDDPDAPDKPSRIIMPRGDVPAADVTLFNYNPDGTLESVTAPDLHVSRFTYEQGQVKTATEEGVDVYDRATNTTSAQNLTTTLEYDAKRNLKRTISPTNDTTEIKSRDGYGNITEALSPEGRRQTFQYDIRNRRTHVEQWEGLTKFTTITAYDASDNATKVTDPRGLDREWEFDKIEQDTLMRDSRLLITLKRYDLAGNLVWTKDRQRDTITTQYDAMNRPLKQIIGELTIQADERGIDYACTSCMDGTVIAQGDTIDWQYDSGGRIRVAENRTSRVERTFNSRGLMTREVQTLGAWAASASYTQDYTYDLAGNRMTWTWPYLAGQTQHTVSYQYGPGNALDSVKVTDPFTAADRSARFVFDGLGRRQSVTFDSGSDTDFHYDALGRLGRVHSTHPSQTQDPIDQRYTFDRDGNMIREEEHGERRGDPAFQGPDVTSRVFNERGQTKLDSATVAGQFTVARYYYDAAGNRTGVGGTDSTVHTVFTNSNATHEIRDEQGVPEKRYGYDRNGNETFDQDNPNFTTIGFARYYNGLGQLIGTEPDHNWFRYDALGRRVGIRNDFSGSSATRVLFDGNNIVYQGTETSGTRFVHGPGTDDPLFMIPPTSAHSCVNSAEYYYVTHGGRLFDFQNRNGVDCTDGSWGPIFENSGRLSGATAASRSFGASRGLDPSNPDSRELSFFRNRYYNATTGKFTQEDPIGLAGGINLYNYSGNNPAGFTDPFGLCIPWPDCALQEVANRGARRGGFVGGVMLNGAAAANGILEAVGVNDLLGSASERDAGGFAIAAIGVFPAGRVGGTLARVGSKLDNLIPITNRLHLSGAAAELRGVVTGFDHVREVRNAMRGLRRQISRLEGVLGNPHLSDEQREVAERLLGSASKALDRASEVFR